One region of Hemiscyllium ocellatum isolate sHemOce1 chromosome 4, sHemOce1.pat.X.cur, whole genome shotgun sequence genomic DNA includes:
- the LOC132815509 gene encoding T-complex protein 1 subunit zeta-like — translation MALKRKAEAALGINVCAARALQELLRSNLGPKGTMKMLVSGAGDIRLTKDGGVLLREMQLHHPTASFIAKAVAAMDETVGDGTTSAVLIIGEILKQAHRYISEGVHPRVIVEGLELAKEEAISCLDELWEDDDGSIRHKVARTSLGTKVHSELADLLADLVVEAVHCVYQDRQPIDLNLVEIMEMQQQTECDTVLIKGLVLDHGARHPGMKKRVENAYILTLNVSLEYEKTEVNSGFFYKCVEERERLVKAERHFIEERVRAIIALKRKVCGDSEKGFVVINQKGIDPLSLELFVKEGIVALRRAKRRNLERLPLACGGLAVNSVEELTEEHLGHAGLVYEQTLGDRKYTFIEKCDNPQSVTLLIKGPNKHTMTLIKDAIRDGMRAVKCTIEEGAAMPGGGAVEIRIGSQLLDYRKDAVKGHARFGFQAFADAILIIPKTLAQNAGYDPQEIVSNALSRERETTLPVRIDLASGELIDDWETPIWDSACVKHQLIHTCTAVASNLLLVDEIVGTGMISDKK, via the coding sequence ATGGCTCTGAAAAGGAAAGCAGAAGCTGCTCTCGGTATTAACGTGTGTGCAGCCCGGGCGCTGCAGGAGCTGCTCAGGAGCAACCTGGGGCCCAAAGGCACGATGAAAATGTTAGTGTCTGGGGCTGGAGACATCAGGCTGACCAAAGATGGGGGCGTGCTCCTGAGGGAGATGCAGCTCCACCATCCCACTGCCTCCTTCATTGCCAAGGCAGTGGCTGCCATGGACGAGACGGTGGGAGATGGGACCACCTCGGCTGTGCTCATCATTGGGGAGATTTTGAAACAGGCCCACCGCTACATTTCCGAGGGGGTCCATCCCCGAGTCATCGTCGAAGGGTTGGAGTTAGCCAAGGAAGAAGCCATCTCCTGCCTGGACGAACTCTGGGAAGACGACGATGGTTCCATCAGGCACAAGGTGGCCCGGACCTCACTGGGGACCAAGGTTCACTCCGAGTTGGCAGACTTGCTGGCGGACCTGGTGGTGGAGGCTGTCCACTGTGTTTACCAGGACAGGCAGCCCATTGACCTGAACCTGGTGGAAATCATGGAGATGCAACAGCAGACCGAGTGTGACACCGTCCTCATCAAAGGCTTGGTTCTGGACCATGGTGCTCGCCACCCGGGTATGAAGAAGCGGGTGGAGAATGCCTACATCCTCACCCTGAACGTGTCCCTGGAATATGAGAAAACCGAGGTGAACTCTGGCTTCTTTTACAAGTGTGTGGAGGAAAGGGAAAGGTTGGTGAAGGCGGAACGACACTTCATCGAGGAGAGAGTCAGAGCGATCATAGCGCTGAAGAGAAAGGTGTGCGGCGACTCTGAGAAAGGGTTTGTGGTAATCAACCAGAAGGGCATCGACCCCCTCTCCCTTGAGCTGTTTGTGAAGGAGGGGATCGTGGCACTGAGAAGAGCCAAGAGGAGGAACCTGGAGAGGCTGCCGCTGGCATGCGGGGGCCTGGCAGTGAACTCGGTGGAGGAGCTGACTGAGGAACATCTGGGCCACGCAGGTCTGGTCTATGAGCAGACGCTGGGGGACCGCAAGTACACTTTCATTGAGAAGTGTGACAACCCCCAGTCTGTCACCCTGCTCATTAAAGGGCCCAACAAACACACCATGACCCTGATCAAAGATGCCATTCGGGATGGCATGCGAGCTGTGAAGTGTACCATTGAGGAGGGTGCTGCCATGCCGGGGGGTGGGGCTGTTGAAATTCGCATTGGAAGCCAGTTACTGGACTACCGCAAAGATGCAGTCAAAGGTCATGCACGGTTTGGATTTCAGGCTTTTGCTGATGCCATTCTGATTATCCCAAAAACGCTGGCCCAGAATGCCGGGTATGACCCTCAAGAGATTGTGTCGAATGCCCTGAGCAGAGAACGTGAGACGACCCTTCCTGTGCGCATTGATTTGGCCAGTGGTGAGCTAATTGATGACTGGGAGACTCCTATATGGGACAGCGCTTGTGTCAAGCATCAGCTGATACATACATGCACTGCAGTGGCAAGCAACCTCTTATTGGTAGATGAGATTGTCGGAACAGGAATGATTTCAGACAAGAAGTGA